A single region of the Streptomyces caelestis genome encodes:
- a CDS encoding SDR family NAD(P)-dependent oxidoreductase has product MSGLSGLTAVVTGGASGIGLATARALAAQGAAVAVLDLDPGGVSEPLLGLQADVGDDASVRAAVGTAADRLGGIDILVNNAGIGAAGTVEDNSDEQWHRVLDVNVLGIVRTTRAALPHLRRAATARPGTAAVVNTCSIAATAGLPQRALYSASKGAVLSLTLAMAADHVREGIRVNCVNPGTADTPWVARLLDAADDPEAERAALNTRQPMGRLVTADEVAAAIVYLASPAAASVTGTALAVDGGMQGLRLRPVDRS; this is encoded by the coding sequence ATGAGCGGTCTGTCAGGGCTCACAGCCGTCGTCACCGGGGGCGCGTCCGGCATCGGGCTCGCCACGGCCCGCGCACTGGCGGCCCAGGGCGCGGCGGTCGCCGTGCTCGACCTCGACCCGGGCGGCGTCAGCGAACCGCTGCTCGGCCTCCAGGCCGACGTCGGCGACGACGCCTCCGTGCGCGCCGCCGTGGGCACGGCGGCCGATCGGCTCGGCGGCATCGACATCCTGGTCAACAACGCGGGCATCGGCGCGGCGGGCACCGTCGAGGACAACTCCGACGAGCAGTGGCACCGGGTCCTGGACGTCAACGTCCTCGGCATCGTCCGCACCACCCGTGCCGCCCTGCCCCACCTGCGCCGCGCTGCCACTGCCCGTCCGGGCACTGCGGCCGTCGTCAACACCTGCTCCATCGCGGCCACCGCCGGACTGCCGCAGCGCGCCCTGTACTCCGCCAGCAAGGGCGCCGTGCTGTCGCTGACCCTGGCCATGGCCGCCGACCACGTCCGCGAGGGCATCCGCGTCAACTGCGTCAACCCCGGCACCGCCGACACCCCCTGGGTGGCCCGGCTGCTGGACGCGGCCGACGATCCCGAGGCAGAGCGCGCGGCCCTCAACACCCGCCAGCCCATGGGACGCCTGGTCACCGCCGACGAGGTCGCCGCCGCCATCGTCTACCTGGCGAGTCCGGCCGCGGCGTCCGTCACCGGCACCGCGCTCGCGGTGGACGGCGGCATGCAGGGACTGCGCCTGCGCCCGGTGGACCGGTCGTGA